A region of Streptomyces sp. NBC_01788 DNA encodes the following proteins:
- a CDS encoding response regulator, which translates to MSEEQGPIRVMVVDDHPMWRDAVARDLAEAGFEVVATAGDGEQAVRRARAAAPQVLVLDLNLPAKPGVQVCKELVGADPALRVLVLSASGEHADVLEAVKSGATGYLLKSASTQELLDAVRRTAVGDPVFTPGLAGLVLGEYRRLAAEPAPAADAGEPNAPRLTDRETEVLRLVAKGLSYKQIAERLVISHRTVQNHVQNTLGKLQLHNRVELVRYAIERGLDGE; encoded by the coding sequence ATGAGCGAGGAGCAGGGCCCGATCAGAGTGATGGTGGTCGACGACCACCCGATGTGGCGCGACGCCGTGGCCCGCGACCTGGCCGAGGCCGGCTTCGAGGTGGTCGCCACCGCGGGCGACGGCGAGCAGGCGGTGCGCCGTGCCAGGGCCGCCGCGCCCCAGGTGCTCGTCCTGGACCTCAACCTGCCCGCGAAGCCAGGGGTCCAGGTCTGCAAGGAACTCGTCGGCGCCGACCCGGCGTTGCGCGTGCTGGTGCTGTCCGCGAGCGGTGAGCACGCCGATGTGCTGGAGGCGGTGAAGTCGGGCGCCACGGGCTATCTGCTGAAGTCGGCCTCCACGCAGGAGCTGCTGGACGCGGTGCGCCGCACGGCCGTGGGCGACCCGGTGTTCACCCCGGGCCTGGCGGGTCTGGTCCTCGGCGAGTACCGGCGCCTGGCCGCCGAGCCCGCGCCCGCCGCGGACGCCGGTGAGCCGAATGCGCCCCGGCTCACCGACCGCGAGACCGAGGTGCTGCGCCTGGTCGCCAAGGGCCTGAGCTACAAGCAGATCGCCGAGCGTCTGGTGATCTCCCACCGGACGGTCCAGAACCACGTCCAGAACACCCTGGGCAAGCTCCAGTTGCACAACCGGGTGGAGCTGGTGCGGTACGCCATCGAACGCGGACTCGACGGCGAGTAG
- the macS gene encoding MacS family sensor histidine kinase produces MPKRQRVMRMSVEQPMWRALAGYRVLTMLYAVGLFATGYDRFPRPGVAIAYYCVLSVWTVATLPKVANAASCTRRFLAADLTLALTGILLTPVADAQARIVDGGPTLPSIWTAGSVLAFALKGGWRWAAVASTAVAAANLVERGAPTRDTVHNVILVWVASIAIGYVVEVARASERTLARALEIEAVTRERERLARDIHDSVLQVLAMVQRRGAVIGGEAAELGRLAGEQEVALRTLVSGGLVPLPRASGGADGDTSGGAIVRTVDEDHEDDEDTTGEPDGPIDLRALLAPYVGARVSLAEPGAPVLLRPAAAREVAAAVGAALDNVRRHAGEGARAWILVEDEPESVIVTVRDDGPGIPQGRLAQAEGEGRLGVALSIRGRLRDIGGTAELISVPGQGTEVELNVPKDAGAVDTTGTADDTGRTRGAKGASRTRGKAENR; encoded by the coding sequence ATGCCGAAGCGGCAACGCGTGATGAGGATGTCGGTCGAGCAGCCGATGTGGCGCGCGCTCGCCGGATACCGGGTGCTGACCATGCTCTACGCGGTCGGCCTGTTCGCCACCGGCTACGACCGGTTCCCGCGCCCCGGAGTCGCCATCGCCTACTACTGCGTGCTGTCCGTGTGGACCGTGGCCACACTGCCCAAGGTCGCGAACGCCGCGAGCTGCACCAGGCGCTTCCTGGCCGCCGACCTCACCCTGGCGCTGACCGGCATCCTCCTCACCCCCGTCGCCGACGCCCAGGCGCGGATCGTGGACGGCGGCCCGACCCTGCCGTCGATCTGGACCGCCGGCTCCGTCCTCGCCTTCGCCCTCAAGGGCGGCTGGCGCTGGGCCGCGGTCGCCTCCACCGCGGTCGCCGCCGCCAACCTGGTCGAGCGCGGCGCCCCGACCCGCGACACCGTGCACAACGTGATCCTGGTGTGGGTCGCCTCCATCGCCATCGGCTATGTCGTCGAGGTGGCCCGCGCCTCCGAGCGCACCCTCGCCCGCGCCCTGGAGATCGAGGCGGTCACCCGGGAGCGGGAGCGCCTGGCCCGGGACATCCACGACAGCGTGCTCCAGGTGCTCGCCATGGTGCAGCGGCGCGGTGCGGTCATCGGGGGCGAGGCCGCCGAACTGGGCCGGCTGGCGGGTGAGCAGGAGGTGGCGCTGCGCACCCTGGTCTCCGGCGGGCTGGTCCCGCTTCCCAGGGCGTCAGGGGGCGCGGACGGGGACACCTCAGGGGGCGCGATCGTCCGGACCGTCGACGAGGACCACGAGGACGACGAGGACACGACCGGCGAGCCCGACGGGCCCATCGACCTGCGCGCGCTGCTCGCCCCGTACGTCGGCGCCCGGGTCAGCCTCGCCGAACCGGGCGCCCCGGTGCTGCTGCGACCCGCCGCCGCCCGCGAGGTGGCCGCCGCCGTCGGGGCCGCGCTGGACAACGTCCGCCGGCACGCGGGCGAGGGCGCGCGGGCCTGGATCCTGGTCGAGGACGAGCCGGAGTCGGTGATCGTGACCGTGCGGGACGACGGTCCCGGCATCCCCCAGGGGCGGCTCGCCCAGGCCGAGGGCGAGGGCCGGCTCGGGGTGGCTCTGTCGATCCGGGGCCGGCTGCGCGACATCGGCGGTACCGCCGAGCTGATCTCGGTGCCCGGCCAGGGCACGGAGGTCGAACTGAACGTGCCCAAGGACGCGGGCGCCGTGGACACCACCGGCACCGCGGACGACACCGGGCGCACGAGGGGCGCGAAGGGCGCGTCCCGGACACGGGGGAAGGCGGAGAACCGATGA
- a CDS encoding lysophospholipid acyltransferase family protein, translating into MKVAIGGPLKIAFRPWVEGLENIPDEGPAILASNHLSFSDSFFLPVMLHRPVTFIAKAEYFTTPGVKGRLTAAFFKGVGQLPVDRSGSRGAGEAAVRSGIEVLERGELFGIYPEGTRSPDGRLYRGKPGGLARVALATGAPVIPVAMIDTEKIQPPGKVVPKLMRPGIRIGKPLDFSRYQGLAHDRFVLRAVTDEVMYEIMKLSGQEYVDVYATAAKRQIAEAAKAEREAEKAAGRTAGTAADRVQQAAGTAADRVQQAAGKAQEAAGKAAGKAQEAAKAALGRAEKAEKDMTEKAEKEKQAE; encoded by the coding sequence ATGAAGGTCGCCATCGGGGGGCCGCTGAAGATCGCCTTCCGGCCCTGGGTGGAAGGCCTGGAGAACATCCCGGACGAGGGTCCCGCCATTCTGGCGAGCAATCACCTGTCCTTCTCGGACTCCTTCTTCCTGCCGGTGATGCTCCACCGCCCGGTCACCTTCATCGCGAAGGCCGAGTACTTCACCACGCCCGGGGTGAAGGGCCGGCTCACCGCCGCGTTCTTCAAGGGCGTCGGCCAGCTCCCCGTGGACCGCTCCGGGTCGCGCGGCGCGGGCGAGGCGGCGGTGAGGAGCGGCATAGAGGTGCTGGAGCGCGGCGAGCTGTTCGGCATCTACCCGGAGGGCACCCGCTCGCCCGACGGCCGCCTCTACCGCGGCAAGCCGGGCGGACTCGCCCGCGTGGCCCTGGCCACCGGAGCGCCGGTCATCCCGGTCGCCATGATCGACACGGAGAAGATCCAGCCGCCCGGGAAGGTCGTGCCCAAGCTGATGCGCCCGGGCATACGCATCGGCAAGCCACTGGACTTCAGCCGCTACCAGGGCCTCGCGCACGACCGTTTCGTGCTGCGGGCGGTGACGGACGAGGTCATGTACGAGATCATGAAGCTCTCCGGCCAGGAGTACGTCGACGTCTACGCGACCGCGGCCAAGCGGCAGATCGCGGAGGCGGCCAAGGCCGAGAGGGAAGCGGAGAAGGCGGCGGGGCGAACGGCCGGGACAGCGGCCGACAGGGTCCAGCAGGCGGCGGGGACGGCGGCCGACAGGGTCCAGCAGGCGGCCGGCAAGGCCCAGGAAGCTGCGGGGAAGGCGGCCGGCAAGGCCCAGGAGGCGGCGAAGGCGGCGCTCGGGCGGGCCGAGAAGGCCGAGAAGGACATGACCGAGAAGGCCGAGAAGGAGAAGCAGGCGGAGTAG
- a CDS encoding alpha/beta hydrolase gives MPVLPGAEPFRHEGGEVGVLLCHGFTGSPQSLLPWGRYLAGRGLTVSLPLLPGHGTRWEDMQLTGWPDWYAEVDRELRVLRESCTRVFVAGLSMGGALALRLAARHGDAVAGVVVVNPAHKVHGLSAYALPVARHLVRTTKGIASDIALEGAAELGYDRVPLHAAHSLRNFFRMLDGELPQVTQPLLLLRSPQDHVVPPVDSARILGRISSTDVTEVLLEHSYHVATLDHDADRIFEESYAFIGRLAPSVGKEGTTAGG, from the coding sequence GTGCCGGTGCTCCCCGGAGCCGAGCCGTTCCGCCACGAGGGCGGGGAGGTCGGTGTCCTCCTCTGCCACGGCTTCACCGGTTCCCCCCAGTCACTGCTGCCCTGGGGGCGGTACCTCGCCGGACGCGGCCTGACCGTCTCCCTGCCGCTGCTGCCCGGGCACGGCACCCGCTGGGAGGACATGCAGCTCACCGGCTGGCCGGACTGGTACGCGGAGGTGGACCGCGAGCTGCGGGTGCTGCGCGAGTCGTGCACGCGCGTGTTCGTGGCCGGGCTGTCCATGGGCGGCGCGCTGGCGCTGCGGCTGGCCGCCCGGCACGGGGACGCGGTCGCGGGCGTCGTGGTCGTGAACCCGGCCCACAAGGTGCACGGCCTGTCCGCGTACGCCCTGCCGGTGGCCCGCCATCTCGTACGGACCACGAAGGGCATCGCGAGCGACATCGCGCTGGAGGGCGCCGCCGAGCTGGGGTACGACCGGGTACCGCTGCACGCCGCGCACTCGCTCAGGAACTTCTTCCGGATGCTCGACGGCGAGCTGCCGCAGGTCACCCAGCCGCTGCTGCTTCTACGCAGCCCGCAGGACCATGTGGTGCCGCCGGTCGACTCGGCCCGGATTCTCGGCCGGATCTCCTCCACGGACGTCACGGAGGTGCTGCTGGAACACAGCTACCACGTCGCGACGTTGGATCACGATGCGGACCGGATCTTCGAGGAGAGCTACGCATTCATCGGCCGGCTCGCACCCAGTGTCGGCAAGGAAGGGACGACGGCAGGTGGCTGA
- a CDS encoding endonuclease/exonuclease/phosphatase family protein, with amino-acid sequence MLIVMLLPNSRTEPDGSAVIRVLSHNIRSMRDDTEALARVIRACAPDLVLVQEAPRFFRWRKKLARLAAAADLVILTGGATASGPAILCSLRATVERTEDVLLPLTPGLHRRGLATAVVRFGGARLGVVSCHLSLNAEERYDQAGVLLDRLAGMGVEHAVAGGDLNEGPDGPAFRRLADSLQDGWATAPWGAEATWTSTGPHRRIDALFATRDVEILGCGVPLGLPGVTEADLKASTDHRPVLAALRVPALS; translated from the coding sequence ATGTTGATCGTCATGCTGCTGCCCAACTCCCGCACGGAGCCCGATGGTTCCGCCGTCATCCGCGTCCTGAGCCACAACATCCGGTCGATGCGGGACGACACCGAGGCGCTGGCCCGGGTGATCCGCGCCTGCGCGCCCGATCTCGTCCTCGTCCAGGAGGCGCCGCGCTTCTTCCGCTGGCGCAAGAAGCTGGCCCGGCTGGCGGCGGCCGCGGACCTGGTGATCCTCACCGGGGGCGCGACGGCCTCGGGCCCGGCGATCCTCTGCTCGCTGCGGGCCACCGTGGAACGCACCGAGGACGTCCTGCTGCCGCTCACCCCCGGACTGCACCGGCGGGGCCTCGCGACGGCGGTCGTCCGGTTCGGGGGCGCCCGGCTCGGCGTCGTCAGCTGCCACCTCTCGCTGAACGCGGAGGAGCGGTACGACCAGGCCGGGGTGCTGCTTGACCGGCTGGCCGGGATGGGTGTGGAGCACGCGGTGGCGGGCGGCGACCTCAACGAGGGCCCGGACGGCCCGGCGTTCCGGCGGCTGGCCGACTCGCTCCAGGACGGCTGGGCCACCGCACCCTGGGGCGCGGAGGCCACCTGGACGTCCACCGGCCCCCACCGGCGCATCGACGCCCTCTTCGCCACCCGGGACGTCGAAATCCTCGGCTGCGGCGTACCGCTGGGCCTGCCGGGAGTGACGGAGGCGGACCTGAAGGCCTCCACGGACCACCGCCCGGTACTGGCCGCCCTCAGGGTCCCGGCACTTTCCTAG
- a CDS encoding ROK family glucokinase, with the protein MGLTIGVDIGGTKIAAGVVDEEGNILSTFKVPTPTTPEAIVDAIASAVEGARAGHEIVGVGIGAAGYVNRQRSTVYFAPNIDWRNEPLKEKVEARVALPVVVENDANAAAWGEYRFGAGKGHRNVICITLGTGLGGGIVIGNKLRRGHFGVAAEFGHIRMVPDGLLCGCGSQGCWEQYASGRALVRYAKQRANAAPESAEVLLALGDGTPDGIEGKHISVAARQGCPVAVDSYRELARWVGAGLADLASLFDPSAFIVGGGLSDEGELVLDPIRKSYKRWLVGGNWRPVADVLAAQLGNKAGLVGAADLAREPDPIM; encoded by the coding sequence ATGGGACTCACCATCGGCGTCGACATCGGCGGCACGAAGATCGCGGCCGGCGTGGTCGACGAGGAAGGCAACATCCTCTCGACCTTCAAGGTGCCGACCCCCACCACGCCCGAGGCCATCGTGGACGCCATCGCCTCGGCGGTGGAGGGGGCACGCGCGGGGCACGAGATCGTCGGCGTGGGCATCGGCGCCGCCGGATACGTCAACCGGCAGCGCTCCACGGTCTACTTCGCGCCCAACATCGACTGGCGCAACGAGCCGCTGAAGGAGAAGGTCGAGGCGCGCGTCGCCCTGCCGGTGGTCGTGGAGAACGACGCCAACGCCGCGGCCTGGGGCGAGTACAGGTTCGGCGCCGGCAAGGGCCACCGCAACGTCATCTGCATCACGCTCGGCACCGGCCTCGGCGGCGGCATCGTCATCGGCAACAAGCTGCGCCGCGGGCACTTCGGCGTGGCCGCCGAGTTCGGCCACATCCGGATGGTCCCGGACGGCCTGCTGTGCGGCTGCGGCTCGCAGGGCTGCTGGGAGCAGTACGCCTCCGGGCGCGCTCTGGTGCGGTACGCCAAGCAGCGTGCCAACGCCGCCCCCGAGAGCGCGGAGGTGCTGCTCGCCCTCGGTGACGGCACCCCCGACGGCATCGAGGGCAAGCACATCTCCGTGGCCGCCCGCCAGGGCTGTCCGGTGGCCGTCGACTCCTACCGCGAGCTGGCCCGCTGGGTGGGCGCCGGTCTGGCCGACCTGGCCTCGCTGTTCGACCCGTCCGCGTTCATCGTCGGCGGCGGACTCTCCGACGAGGGGGAGCTGGTCCTGGATCCGATCCGCAAGTCCTACAAGCGCTGGCTGGTCGGCGGCAACTGGCGCCCGGTCGCCGACGTCCTCGCCGCCCAGCTCGGCAACAAGGCCGGTCTGGTGGGCGCGGCGGACCTCGCCCGGGAGCCCGACCCGATCATGTAG
- a CDS encoding DUF5304 domain-containing protein, whose amino-acid sequence MSEERPPSDAARDDAAQEEPGGREDTARPSEAGDPGERRATDADAWSTACAEDLAAEQARRRARYGPPPGSAAEELRKFVDTVADKLSSIQGPLLGALAGPAAEQAVRQMVQQAKAAVEPVVERNPEVFEHLAAAGGELLAAYRSAVESQERRWTSSRADESARDELDDLDTRPGERRDPGEGTGGGERIDLD is encoded by the coding sequence ATGAGCGAAGAGCGCCCACCGTCCGACGCCGCTCGGGACGACGCCGCTCAGGAGGAGCCCGGCGGCCGCGAGGACACCGCCCGTCCGAGCGAGGCCGGGGACCCGGGGGAGCGGCGCGCCACGGACGCCGACGCCTGGTCCACGGCCTGCGCCGAGGACCTCGCGGCGGAGCAGGCCCGCCGCCGCGCGCGGTACGGCCCGCCGCCCGGCTCGGCCGCCGAGGAGCTGCGCAAGTTCGTCGACACCGTCGCCGACAAGCTGTCGTCGATCCAGGGGCCGCTGCTCGGCGCGCTCGCCGGACCCGCGGCCGAGCAGGCGGTGCGGCAGATGGTCCAGCAGGCCAAGGCGGCCGTGGAACCCGTCGTGGAGCGCAACCCCGAGGTGTTCGAGCACCTGGCGGCGGCCGGCGGTGAACTGCTCGCCGCGTACCGCTCGGCCGTCGAGTCCCAGGAGCGCCGCTGGACGTCGTCCCGCGCGGACGAGTCCGCGCGGGACGAACTCGACGACCTGGACACCCGCCCCGGTGAGCGCCGCGACCCGGGTGAGGGCACCGGCGGCGGCGAGCGAATCGACCTGGACTGA
- a CDS encoding ArsA family ATPase — MRTLLITGPGGSGRTTVSAATALTAARDGVETLVLSADRTDSLGAALGVPTGAEPVSVAPRLTAWRPDAAAGFRSDLTAFQDRARNVLDLLGASRLDPEEVTPLPGAEELALLRALRDAALSERFELLVVDLPPAPQALALLALPEELRRYLRRLLPPERQAARALRPVLGRLAGVPMPAEWLYETAARWDVELAAVAAVVADRDTRVRLVAEPGPAGADAVRHAALGLAVRGLAVECLVAGRVLPETAADSWLAGPVAQQRKTLDEWRETYAVHPAAHLGRDPRGLDDLAALAVPGATPAAAPVEWPVTDRLAEDGVLVWNIPLPGVIREELDLIRLGDELAVTAGPFRRVVPLPSALRRCTVDGAALRDGELRIRFAPDPALWPRER; from the coding sequence ATGCGCACCCTCCTGATCACGGGCCCGGGCGGCAGCGGCCGTACGACCGTTTCCGCCGCCACCGCACTGACCGCCGCCCGTGACGGCGTCGAGACCCTCGTGCTCAGCGCCGACCGCACGGACTCCCTCGGCGCGGCGCTCGGGGTGCCGACGGGTGCGGAGCCGGTGTCCGTCGCGCCGCGCCTGACCGCCTGGCGCCCCGACGCGGCGGCCGGCTTCCGGTCCGACCTCACCGCCTTCCAGGACCGCGCGCGCAACGTGCTCGACCTCCTCGGAGCCTCCCGTCTGGACCCCGAGGAGGTCACCCCGCTGCCGGGCGCCGAGGAGCTCGCCCTGCTGCGCGCGCTGCGCGACGCGGCCCTGTCGGAGCGGTTCGAGCTGCTGGTCGTCGACCTGCCGCCGGCGCCGCAGGCACTCGCCCTGCTCGCGCTGCCCGAGGAACTGCGCCGCTATCTGCGCCGGCTGCTCCCGCCGGAGCGGCAGGCGGCCCGCGCCCTGCGGCCGGTGCTCGGCCGGCTCGCCGGCGTCCCCATGCCGGCCGAGTGGCTGTACGAGACGGCGGCACGCTGGGACGTCGAACTCGCCGCCGTCGCCGCGGTCGTCGCCGACCGCGACACCCGTGTACGCCTGGTCGCCGAGCCGGGACCGGCCGGCGCCGACGCCGTCCGGCACGCCGCCCTGGGCCTGGCCGTGCGGGGCCTGGCCGTGGAGTGCCTGGTCGCCGGCCGGGTCCTGCCGGAGACCGCCGCGGACTCCTGGCTGGCCGGCCCGGTCGCGCAGCAGCGCAAGACCCTCGACGAGTGGCGGGAGACGTACGCCGTCCATCCGGCCGCCCACCTGGGCCGGGACCCGCGCGGCCTGGACGACCTCGCCGCCCTCGCCGTGCCCGGCGCGACCCCGGCGGCCGCCCCGGTCGAGTGGCCCGTGACCGACCGGCTCGCCGAGGACGGAGTCCTCGTGTGGAACATCCCGCTGCCCGGTGTCATACGCGAGGAGCTCGACCTCATTCGGCTCGGCGACGAACTCGCGGTCACCGCCGGGCCGTTCCGCCGGGTCGTGCCGCTGCCCTCGGCGCTGCGCCGGTGCACCGTCGACGGGGCCGCCCTGCGCGACGGCGAGCTGCGGATCCGGTTCGCGCCGGACCCCGCGCTGTGGCCCCGCGAGAGATGA
- a CDS encoding SRPBCC family protein, which translates to MAEHTSSSITIEAPPADVMGVIADFARYPDWTGEVKEAEVLKTDDQGRAQQVRLVMDAGAIKDDQTLGYTWTGEHEVSWTLVKSQMLRSLDGSYVLRPAGAHGTEVTYRLTVDVKIPMLGMIKRKAEKVIIDRALAGLKKRVESGEK; encoded by the coding sequence ATGGCGGAACACACCAGCTCGAGCATCACGATCGAGGCGCCACCGGCCGACGTCATGGGGGTGATCGCCGACTTCGCCCGCTACCCGGACTGGACCGGCGAGGTGAAGGAGGCGGAGGTCCTCAAGACGGACGACCAGGGCCGTGCCCAGCAGGTCCGCCTCGTCATGGACGCGGGCGCCATCAAGGACGACCAGACCCTCGGGTACACCTGGACCGGCGAGCACGAGGTCTCCTGGACCCTGGTGAAGTCCCAGATGCTGCGCTCCCTGGACGGCTCCTACGTCCTCAGGCCCGCGGGCGCGCACGGCACCGAGGTGACCTACCGCCTCACCGTGGACGTCAAGATCCCCATGCTCGGCATGATCAAGCGCAAGGCCGAGAAGGTCATCATCGACCGCGCCCTGGCAGGCCTGAAGAAGCGCGTGGAGTCGGGCGAGAAGTAG
- a CDS encoding metallophosphoesterase family protein — protein sequence MVSDVHGNVRDLARAGEGADALVCLGDLILFLDYADHSRGIFPDLFGVENADRIVELRTARRFTEARELGARLWAGIDGDRATVMEQAVRKQYAELFAAFPSPTYATYGNVDMPALWQEYAREGTTVLDGQRVEIGGRVFGFVGGGLRTPMRTPFEIGDEEYAAKIEGVGEVDVLCTHIPPEVPDLVYDTVARRFERGSRALLEAIRRTRPRYALFGHVHQPLVRRMRIGATECVNVGHFAGSGRPWVLEW from the coding sequence GTGGTCAGCGACGTGCACGGCAACGTGCGCGATCTGGCCCGGGCCGGAGAGGGCGCCGACGCCCTGGTCTGCCTCGGCGACCTGATCCTCTTCCTCGACTACGCCGACCACTCGCGCGGCATCTTCCCCGACCTGTTCGGCGTGGAGAACGCCGACCGTATCGTCGAGTTGCGCACCGCCCGCCGCTTCACCGAGGCGCGCGAGCTCGGCGCCCGGCTGTGGGCGGGCATCGACGGCGACCGGGCCACGGTGATGGAACAGGCGGTGCGCAAGCAGTACGCGGAGCTCTTCGCCGCGTTCCCCAGCCCCACGTACGCCACCTACGGCAACGTCGACATGCCGGCCCTGTGGCAGGAGTACGCCCGCGAGGGCACCACCGTGCTCGACGGGCAGCGGGTGGAGATCGGCGGCCGTGTCTTCGGCTTCGTCGGCGGCGGCCTGCGCACCCCCATGCGCACCCCGTTCGAGATCGGCGACGAGGAGTACGCGGCGAAGATCGAGGGGGTCGGCGAGGTCGACGTCCTCTGCACGCACATCCCGCCCGAGGTCCCGGACCTCGTCTACGACACCGTCGCGCGCCGCTTCGAGCGCGGCAGCCGCGCCCTGCTGGAGGCCATCCGCCGCACCCGCCCCCGGTACGCCCTCTTCGGCCACGTCCACCAGCCGCTGGTACGGCGGATGCGGATCGGCGCGACCGAATGCGTGAACGTGGGCCACTTCGCCGGCAGCGGCCGACCCTGGGTGCTCGAATGGTGA
- a CDS encoding AMP-dependent synthetase/ligase — protein sequence MREFSLPALYEVPADGNLTDIVRRNAAQHPDVAVIARKVDGAWQDVTARAFLAEVHAAAKGLIASGIQPGDRVGLMSRTRYEWTLLDFAIWSAGAITVPVYETSSPEQVRWILGDSGATACVVELDQHAAAVESVRETLPALKNVWQIEAGGVGELGRAGRDISDAAVEERGSLAKADDPATIVYTSGTTGRPKGCVLTHRAFFAECGNVVERLRPLFRTGECSVLLFLPLAHVFGRLVQVAPMMAPIKLGCVPDIKNLTDELAAFRPTLILGVPRVFEKVYNGARAKAQADGKGRIFDKAAATAIAYSKELDSPSGPSLGLRIRHKVFDKLVYGKLRAVLGGRGEYAISGGAPLGERLGHFYRGIGFTVLEGYGLTESCAATAFNPWDRQKIGTVGQPLPGSVIRIADDGEVLLHGEHLFKEYWNNPGATREALADGWFHTGDIGTLDEDGYLRITGRKKEIIVTAGGKNVAPAVIEDRIRAHALVAECMVVGDGRPFVGALVTLDEEFLRRWCAEHGKPADATAASLRDDPDLNAAVQAAVDDGNAAVSKAESVRKFRILSSQLTEESGHVTPSMKLKRNVVARDFAGEIEALYAK from the coding sequence TTGCGCGAGTTCAGCCTTCCGGCTCTGTACGAGGTCCCTGCGGACGGGAATCTGACCGACATCGTCCGCAGAAACGCCGCGCAGCATCCCGACGTCGCCGTCATCGCGCGCAAGGTGGACGGCGCCTGGCAGGACGTCACGGCTCGGGCCTTCCTCGCCGAGGTGCACGCCGCCGCCAAGGGCCTGATCGCCTCCGGCATCCAGCCCGGTGACCGGGTGGGCCTCATGTCCCGCACGCGGTACGAGTGGACGCTGCTGGACTTCGCGATCTGGAGCGCGGGCGCGATCACCGTGCCGGTGTACGAGACCAGCTCGCCGGAGCAGGTTCGGTGGATCCTCGGCGACTCGGGCGCGACCGCCTGCGTGGTGGAGCTGGACCAGCACGCGGCCGCCGTCGAGTCGGTGCGCGAGACGCTGCCCGCGCTGAAGAACGTCTGGCAGATCGAGGCCGGAGGCGTCGGGGAACTCGGCCGGGCCGGCCGGGACATCAGCGACGCGGCGGTGGAGGAGCGCGGCTCGCTGGCGAAGGCCGACGACCCGGCGACCATCGTGTACACCAGCGGCACCACCGGCCGGCCCAAGGGCTGTGTGCTCACCCACCGGGCCTTCTTCGCCGAGTGCGGCAACGTCGTGGAGCGGCTGCGCCCGCTGTTCCGCACCGGCGAGTGCTCGGTGCTGCTCTTCCTGCCGCTGGCGCACGTCTTCGGCCGGCTGGTCCAGGTCGCCCCGATGATGGCGCCGATCAAGCTGGGCTGCGTCCCGGACATCAAGAACCTCACCGATGAGCTGGCCGCGTTCCGCCCCACGCTGATCCTCGGTGTCCCGCGGGTCTTCGAGAAGGTCTACAACGGGGCGCGCGCCAAGGCGCAGGCCGACGGCAAGGGCCGGATCTTCGACAAGGCGGCCGCCACGGCGATCGCCTACAGCAAGGAGCTGGACAGCCCCTCGGGCCCCTCGCTCGGTCTGCGGATCAGGCACAAGGTGTTCGACAAGCTGGTCTACGGCAAGCTGCGCGCGGTGCTCGGCGGGCGCGGCGAGTACGCCATCTCCGGCGGCGCCCCGCTCGGCGAGCGCCTCGGGCACTTCTACCGCGGTATCGGCTTCACGGTCCTTGAGGGCTACGGCCTGACCGAGTCCTGCGCGGCGACCGCCTTCAACCCCTGGGACCGGCAGAAGATCGGCACGGTCGGCCAGCCGCTGCCCGGCTCGGTGATCCGGATCGCGGACGACGGGGAGGTGCTGCTGCACGGCGAGCACCTGTTCAAGGAGTACTGGAACAACCCCGGCGCGACGCGGGAGGCGCTGGCCGACGGCTGGTTCCACACCGGTGACATCGGCACCCTCGACGAGGACGGCTACCTCAGGATCACCGGCCGCAAGAAGGAGATCATCGTCACCGCGGGCGGCAAGAACGTCGCCCCGGCCGTGATCGAGGACCGCATCCGGGCGCACGCGCTGGTCGCGGAGTGCATGGTGGTGGGCGACGGGCGGCCGTTCGTGGGCGCGCTGGTCACCCTCGACGAGGAGTTCCTGCGCCGCTGGTGCGCCGAGCACGGCAAGCCGGCGGATGCCACCGCGGCCTCGCTGCGCGACGACCCCGACCTGAACGCGGCGGTCCAGGCGGCGGTCGACGACGGCAACGCCGCGGTGTCGAAGGCGGAGTCGGTGCGCAAGTTCCGCATCCTGTCCTCCCAGCTCACGGAGGAGTCGGGGCACGTCACGCCGTCGATGAAGCTCAAGCGGAACGTGGTGGCGCGGGACTTCGCGGGCGAGATCGAGGCGCTCTACGCCAAGTAG